A section of the Citrus sinensis cultivar Valencia sweet orange chromosome 8, DVS_A1.0, whole genome shotgun sequence genome encodes:
- the LOC102622609 gene encoding auxin-induced protein PCNT115-like: MAGAVKRIKLGSQGLEVSAQGLGCMGMSAFYGPPKPESDMIALIHHAIDSGITLLDTSDSYGPHTNEILLGKALKGGYRGRVELATKFGIRYEDGQYSYCGDPAYVRATCEASLKRLDVDCIDLYYQHRIDTKVPIEVTIGELKKLVEEGKIKYIGLSEASASTIRRAHAVHPITAVQLEWSLWSRDVEEEIVPTCRELGIGIVAYSPLGRGFLSSGPKLVESIAQDDSRHLLPRFQPENLEHNKKLFERVNELAVKKGCTRSQLALAWVHHQGDDVCPIPGTTKIENLNQNIKALSVKLTPEEIAELESIASADAVRGHRYGGVTPTYEDSETPPLSSWKPS; this comes from the exons ATGGCGGGGGCAGTGAAGAGAATCAAGCTGGGTTCACAAGGTCTAGAGGTTTCAGCGCAAGGCTTAGGATGCATGGGCATGTCCGCCTTCTACGGGCCCCCGAAGCCCGAATCCGATATGATAGCCTTGATCCACCATGCCATTGACAGTGGCATCACTTTACTTGACACTTCCGATTCTTACGGACCTCACACAAATGAAATCCTTCTGGGCAAG GCTCTGAAAGGAGGGTACAGAGGAAGAGTTGAATTGGCTACTAAATTTGGTATCAGATATGAGGATGGCCAGTACTCATACTGTGGGGATCCTGCTTATGTAAGAGCTACATGTGAGGCCAGCTTGAAGCGTCTGGATGTTGACTGTATTGATCTTTATTACCAACATCGCATTGACACTAAAGTCCCCATTGAAGTCACG ATTGGGGAACTCAAGAAACTAGTTGAAGAGGGTAAAATAAAGTATATAGGTCTATCGGAGGCTTCTGCTTCAACAATTAGACGAGCTCACGCCGTCCATCCAATAACAGCTGTGCAGTTGGAATGGTCCTTGTGGTCACGAGATGTGGAGGAAGAGATTGTTCCTACTTGCAG GGAACTTGGCATTGGAATTGTTGCTTACAGTCCTCTAGGACGTGGGTTTCTTTCATCCGGGCCAAAGTTGGTTGAAAGCATTGCACAGGATGATTCTAGACAT CTTCTACCCAGGTTCCAACCTGAAAATTTAGAGCATAACAAAAAGCTATTTGAACGTGTTAATGAACTAGCTGTAAAGAAAGGATGCACCCGATCTCAGCTTGCATTAGCATGGGTTCATCACCAAGGAGATGATGTGTGTCCAATTCCTGGAACCACCAAGATTGAAAACctgaatcaaaatattaaagcTCTGTCAGTGAAACTAACTCCGGAAGAAATTGCTGAGCTTGAATCCATTGCTTCAGCAGATGCTGTACGGGGTCATCGATATGGGGGTGTCACTCCTACCTATGAAGATTCTGAAACTCCTCCACTGTCTTCATGGAAACCTTCATAA
- the LOC127899299 gene encoding uncharacterized protein LOC127899299, translating into MDSKILSAMTRKRGRTSSSSGNPPPPPPPKKSSVGPSKAPVPALPLPPTRKSGGEKVAEKSSEVSTRSGDRSSPLPARDQGDYLTPYQRDYEKSVGPKMVQDIESMNLNELTGSVQRVSFKLVTIVSYYKNRVTRHERKLQAENQDLKKRVEFADRSKEKLAELNKQVTELEEKVAIAESTTSKLEGELGDLKSDLQAAQSERDTLRIALEREIKSLEEQLAEAKGKSADVDDRLDAEYDSGVAFSYKYIMSVLKEEYPKLDMSKLEAGVERYMAEIGQGDKEHGEQDQAEAPLDGVQEGGAGGRAFKVGQGPCHLLPVLLIFHLLR; encoded by the coding sequence ATGGATAGCAAGATTCTCAGCGCTATGACCAGAAAGCGTGGTCGGACTTCGAGCAGCTCCGGCaatcctcctcctcctcctcctccaaaAAAGTCCAGCGTCGGCCCTTCCAAGGCTCCTGTTCCTGCTCTGCCCCTTCCCCCAACTCGTAAGAGTGGTGGGGAGAAAGTTGCTGAAAAAAGTTCTGAGGTCAGCACTCGCTCCGGGGATCGATCTTCCCCTCTTCCGGCTCGTGATCAGGGTGATTACTTGACCCCGTATCAGAGGGATTATGAGAAGTCAGTGGGACCGAAAATGGTCCAAGACATTGAGAGTATGAATCTCAATGAATTGACTGGTTCTGTCCAGAGGGTCTCCTTCAAGCTGGTTACCATAGTTTCCTACTACAAGAACAGGGTCACGCGCCATGAAAGGAAACTCCAAGCTGAAAATCAGGACTTGAAGAAGCGGGTCGAGTTTGCTGATCGGTCGAAGGAGAAGCTGGCCGAGCTGAACAAGCAGGTTACGGAGCTGGAGGAGAAAGTTGCAATTGCTGAGTCCACTACCTCCAAGCTTGAGGGCGAGTTGGGTGACTTGAAGTCTGATCTTCAGGCCGCCCAAAGTGAAAGGGATACTCTGAGGATCGCCCTTGAGAGGGAAATCAAATCCCTGGAGGAACAGCTGGCCGAAGCGAAGGGCAAATCCGCTGACGTGGATGATCGGCTGGATGCCGAGTACGACTCTGGAGTTGCTTTCAGTTATAAGTACATTATGTCCGTGCTCAAGGAAGAATATCCCAAACTGGACATGAGCAAACTAGAGGCTGGAGTGGAGAGGTATATGGCTGAGATCGGCCAGGGAGATAAGGAGCATGGTGAGCAGGATCAGGCGGAGGCTCCTTTGGATGGGGTGCAAGAGGGGGGAGCTGGGGGACGTGCTTTTAAAGTGGGACAAGGGCCGTGCCACCTCCTCCCAGTACTGCTGATCTTCCACCTCCTGAGATAG
- the LOC107177061 gene encoding uncharacterized protein LOC107177061: MSNRKRKLIVDESDEESRNSGLNVSIPTDFLGPSSSVGPSHGRGTLEYLRPLVVSPSPELELVGNRGGPASGSGENHSFSGVGIPEGAGDGEGSSSGSSGPAKKRHLGHRVEVDSYPIDFIACATTPTDLFKLRNLYNIPNDVLLVVPGKCDFLSWPPKGHVTMHLESFRLRVRLPLQRYFIKILGGMHLAPGQLHPNGWRVLSAMFVLWERCGSEEPSLVEVKHLYQLRSSLREAGWYYFISSSTKRKPITGFPSLCKNWKNKFFFAGGNWCPAVRSLGGDIYLPTHFVTPGRSFLPMLLLKLSLIEFFNLLCYFRVVGFDRGA, from the coding sequence ATGTCAAACCGGAAAAGAAAGTTAATTGTTGATGAGAGTGATGAAGAATCAAGGAATTCAGGCCTCAACGTGTCAATACCCACAGATTTCTTAGGCCCCTCCAGTAGCGTAGGCCCTTCCCATGGCAGGGGTACCCTTGAGTACCTACGACCCTTGGTTGTCTCTCCCTCCCCCGAACTAGAGCTTGTAGGGAATAGAGGTGGACCTGCGTCGGGCTCTGGTGAGAACCACAGCTTTAGTGGGGTTGGGATCCCTGAAGGAGCTGGTGATGGTGAGGGGAGCAGTTCCGGATCGAGCGGACCTGCTAAGAAAAGGCATCTTGGCCATAGGGTGGAGGTTGATTCCTACCCTATTGATTTCATAGCTTGTGCCACCACCCCCACTGATCTATTTAAGCTTAGGAACCTCTACAACATCCCCAACGATGTTCTTCTTGTAGTTCCTGGAAAATGTGATTTCCTTAGTTGGCCTCCGAAAGGGCATGTGACGATGCATTTGGAGAGTTTCAGACTAAGAGTTCGGCTGCCCCTTCAACGTTATTTTATCAAGATACTGGGCGGTATGCACCTGGCCCCAGGTCAGCTACACCCAAATGGCTGGAGGGTTCTCTCGGCAATGTTTGTGTTGTGGGAGAGGTGCGGGTCGGAGGAGCCTTCCCTTGTTGAAGTGAAACACCTGTACCAGCTACGGAGTAGCCTGAGGGAAGCGGGCTGGTACTACTTTATATCCAGTTCTACAAAGAGGAAACCGATCACTGGGTTTCCCTCTTTATGTaaaaattggaagaacaaattcttttttgccGGGGGAAACTGGTGTCCAGCGGTTCGGTCGCTTGGTGGGGACATTTATCTTCCCACACATTTTGTCACCCCAGGTCGTTCATTTTTGCCTATGCTCTTACTCAAATTGTCACTTATCGAGTTCTTTAACCTTCTTTGCTATTTCAGAGTCGTTGGGTTTGATCGGGGGGCTTGA